The following are encoded together in the Citrobacter arsenatis genome:
- the folE gene encoding GTP cyclohydrolase I FolE: MSSLSKEAALVHEALVARGLETPLRPPVQEMDNETRKRLISGHMTEIMQLLNLDLSDDSLMETPHRIAKMYVDEIFSGLDYANFPKITVIENKMKVDEMVTVRDITLTSTCEHHFVTIDGKATVAYIPKDSVIGLSKINRIVQFFAQRPQVQERLTQQILTALQTLLGTNNVAVSIDAVHYCVKARGIRDATSATTTTSLGGLFKSSQNTRQEFLRAVRHHN, encoded by the coding sequence ATGTCATCACTCAGTAAAGAAGCGGCCCTGGTTCATGAAGCGCTGGTCGCGCGTGGTCTTGAAACGCCACTACGCCCGCCCGTGCAAGAGATGGATAACGAAACGCGCAAACGTCTTATCTCGGGCCATATGACCGAGATTATGCAGTTGCTCAATCTCGATTTGAGCGATGACAGTTTGATGGAAACTCCGCATCGCATTGCGAAAATGTATGTCGATGAGATTTTCTCCGGCCTCGATTACGCCAACTTCCCGAAAATCACCGTCATTGAAAACAAAATGAAGGTCGATGAGATGGTCACGGTTCGCGATATCACGCTGACCAGCACCTGCGAACACCACTTTGTCACTATCGACGGCAAAGCGACGGTGGCGTATATCCCGAAAGATTCGGTTATTGGCTTGTCGAAGATTAACCGCATTGTGCAGTTCTTCGCCCAGCGTCCGCAGGTACAGGAACGTCTGACTCAGCAAATTCTCACCGCGCTGCAAACATTGCTCGGAACCAATAATGTGGCGGTGTCGATTGATGCGGTACATTACTGTGTGAAAGCGCGCGGCATTCGCGATGCGACCAGTGCGACTACGACCACTTCTCTTGGCGGATTGTTTAAGTCCAGCCAGAATACGCGTCAGGAATTCCTGCGCGCAGTACGTCATCACAACTGA
- the fghA gene encoding S-formylglutathione hydrolase — translation MEMLEEHRCFEGWQQRWRHDSTTLNCAMTFSIFLPPPRDNAPPPVLYWLSGLTCNDENFTTKAGAQRIAAELGIVLVMPDTSPRGEQVANDDGYDLGQGAGFYLNATQQPWATHFRMYDYLRDELPALIQSHFNVSDRCAISGHSMGGHGALIMALKNPGKYTSISAFAPIVNPCRVPWGEKAFGAYLGEDKSRWAEWDSCALMLASKPADAIPTLIDQGDSDQFLADQLQPAVLAEIARQTAWPMTLRIQPGYDHSYYFIASFIEDHLRFHAQYLLK, via the coding sequence ATGGAAATGCTTGAAGAGCACCGCTGTTTTGAAGGCTGGCAGCAACGCTGGCGTCACGACTCCACCACGTTAAATTGCGCCATGACCTTCAGTATATTTCTTCCACCACCCCGCGATAACGCCCCGCCTCCGGTGCTGTACTGGCTGTCGGGTCTGACCTGCAATGATGAAAACTTCACCACCAAAGCCGGCGCACAGCGTATCGCGGCTGAGCTGGGCATTGTCCTGGTGATGCCAGACACCAGCCCGCGCGGCGAGCAGGTTGCCAACGATGATGGCTACGATTTAGGCCAGGGCGCAGGATTTTACCTCAATGCCACCCAGCAGCCGTGGGCAACGCATTTTCGCATGTATGACTATCTGCGTGATGAGCTGCCGGCACTGATTCAATCGCATTTTAACGTGAGCGATCGCTGCGCTATCAGCGGGCACTCCATGGGCGGTCACGGCGCATTGATTATGGCGCTGAAAAACCCCGGAAAATACACCAGCATTTCCGCCTTTGCGCCGATCGTCAATCCTTGCCGTGTTCCGTGGGGTGAGAAGGCTTTTGGCGCTTATCTGGGGGAAGATAAATCACGGTGGGCCGAGTGGGACAGCTGCGCGTTAATGTTAGCCAGCAAGCCCGCAGACGCGATTCCGACGCTTATTGATCAGGGAGACAGCGATCAGTTTCTTGCCGATCAGTTGCAGCCCGCAGTGCTGGCCGAAATAGCCCGTCAGACCGCATGGCCAATGACGCTACGTATTCAGCCAGGTTACGATCATAGCTATTACTTTATAGCGTCGTTTATTGAAGATCATCTGCGCTTTCACGCCCAGTATTTGCTGAAGTGA